Proteins from a single region of Rhodobacteraceae bacterium LMO-JJ12:
- the argE gene encoding acetylornithine deacetylase, with protein sequence MTKRLSPLELMTKLVSFPTVSRDSNLPLVDWVEDYLSSHGIKCHRHYREDNQQAALFAHVGPEVDGGVILSGHTDVVPVDGQPWADDPFKVVERDGKYFGRGTCDMKGFDALALWTLVEAQHGDIKRPLQIALSYDEEVGCTGAPPMIEAMQGRVPRASAVIVGEPSTMQAVTGHKGGIGLTTRVFGFEVHSSLAHTGVSAVMEAARLIDWGNRVNAENRAAKPDAMAAMFEPPWTNAHVGTVHGGTANNITAKMCEFVMGFRMVPSESAEMWRARYLTEVRRIEAEMQAVHPQAKIEVEDLFSVPGLKPEENGEAEALVRAITGDNASHVVSYGTEAGQFQEAGYSAVICGPGNIEQAHQPDEFISIAQFDAGHRFMQRLLERLREG encoded by the coding sequence GTGACCAAACGATTGTCTCCATTGGAGTTGATGACGAAGCTGGTGTCTTTCCCGACTGTCTCGCGCGACAGCAATTTGCCGCTGGTGGATTGGGTGGAGGATTATCTGAGCAGCCACGGCATTAAATGCCACAGACATTACCGGGAAGATAACCAGCAGGCCGCGCTTTTCGCCCATGTCGGACCAGAGGTGGATGGCGGGGTGATTCTCTCGGGGCATACCGATGTTGTGCCGGTGGATGGTCAACCCTGGGCCGATGACCCCTTTAAGGTGGTCGAGCGGGATGGCAAATATTTCGGGCGCGGCACCTGTGACATGAAGGGGTTCGATGCGCTGGCGCTGTGGACGCTTGTTGAGGCGCAGCATGGGGACATCAAGCGCCCGCTTCAAATCGCGCTGAGTTATGATGAAGAGGTTGGCTGTACCGGTGCGCCGCCGATGATTGAAGCCATGCAAGGCCGCGTGCCGCGCGCCAGTGCCGTGATCGTGGGGGAACCGTCGACGATGCAGGCGGTGACCGGCCACAAGGGCGGAATCGGGCTGACCACACGTGTGTTCGGGTTCGAGGTTCATTCGAGCCTTGCCCATACCGGGGTGAGCGCCGTGATGGAGGCCGCGCGTCTGATTGACTGGGGCAACCGAGTGAACGCGGAGAACCGTGCGGCCAAGCCTGATGCGATGGCGGCAATGTTCGAGCCACCCTGGACGAATGCCCATGTCGGCACAGTGCATGGTGGAACGGCCAACAACATCACCGCCAAGATGTGCGAATTTGTCATGGGATTCCGAATGGTTCCGAGCGAAAGCGCCGAGATGTGGCGCGCGCGTTATTTGACTGAGGTGCGCCGGATCGAAGCCGAGATGCAGGCGGTGCATCCGCAAGCAAAAATCGAGGTAGAAGACCTGTTCAGTGTTCCGGGGCTGAAACCCGAGGAAAACGGCGAGGCCGAGGCCTTGGTGCGCGCGATTACCGGCGACAACGCCAGCCACGTCGTCAGCTATGGCACCGAGGCCGGGCAGTTTCAGGAGGCGGGCTATTCCGCTGTGATCTGTGGGCCGGGCAATATTGAGCAGGCGCATCAGCCCGACGAATTCATCAGCATCGCGCAATTCGACGCCGGGCATCGCTTTATGCAGCGCTTGCTGGAGCGGCTTAGAGAAGGTTAG
- a CDS encoding M20 family metallopeptidase, whose product MAVKNRLAELHDEITAWRRDIHENPEILFETHRTSALVAEKLREFGCDEVVTGIGRTGVVGVIKGATNKSGKVVGLRADMDALPIHEQTGVDYASKTPGAMHACGHDGHTAMLLGAAKYLAETRNFDGTAIVIFQPAEEGGGGGKEMCDDGMMKQFGIHEVYGMHNWPGMPVGAFSIREGAFFAAADQFDIHFEGKGGHAAKPNETIDTTVMASQAVLALQTIASRSADPVEQIVVSVTSFETSSQAYNVIPQKVHLKGTVRTLSGAVRDLAEKRINEICQGVAATFGGTVVVDYHRGYPVMANHSEQTEFAVEVAKSVSGGCDEAPLIMGGEDFAFMLEERPGAYILMGNGDTAMVHHPEYNFNDEAIPAGCSWFAEVVEKRMPAA is encoded by the coding sequence ATGGCTGTTAAAAACCGTTTGGCCGAGTTGCACGACGAGATCACTGCATGGCGGCGCGATATTCACGAGAATCCCGAGATCCTGTTTGAGACGCATCGCACCAGCGCCTTGGTTGCTGAAAAGCTTCGGGAATTTGGCTGTGACGAGGTGGTGACGGGCATTGGGCGTACCGGGGTTGTCGGGGTGATCAAGGGCGCAACGAATAAGTCTGGTAAGGTTGTGGGCTTGCGCGCGGATATGGACGCGCTGCCTATTCATGAGCAGACCGGAGTAGACTATGCCAGCAAGACGCCGGGGGCGATGCATGCCTGTGGCCACGATGGTCATACCGCGATGTTGTTGGGGGCGGCCAAGTATCTGGCAGAGACGCGGAATTTTGACGGCACAGCGATCGTGATCTTTCAGCCGGCGGAAGAAGGCGGCGGCGGTGGCAAGGAAATGTGTGACGACGGAATGATGAAGCAATTCGGCATTCACGAAGTCTATGGGATGCACAATTGGCCCGGTATGCCGGTGGGTGCATTCTCAATCCGCGAGGGCGCGTTTTTTGCAGCAGCAGATCAATTCGACATCCATTTTGAGGGCAAGGGCGGTCATGCCGCCAAGCCAAATGAGACCATAGACACCACTGTGATGGCGTCGCAGGCCGTGTTGGCGCTGCAGACGATTGCCAGTCGCAGCGCGGACCCGGTTGAACAGATTGTTGTTTCGGTCACGTCGTTTGAGACCTCGTCTCAGGCGTATAATGTTATCCCGCAAAAGGTGCATCTCAAGGGGACTGTGCGGACCCTGAGCGGTGCGGTTCGTGATCTGGCCGAAAAACGGATAAATGAGATTTGTCAGGGGGTTGCGGCGACCTTCGGAGGAACCGTTGTGGTTGATTATCATCGAGGCTATCCGGTGATGGCGAACCACAGCGAACAGACGGAATTTGCCGTTGAGGTGGCCAAGTCAGTTTCTGGCGGGTGTGATGAGGCGCCATTGATCATGGGGGGCGAAGATTTCGCCTTTATGCTGGAAGAGCGGCCAGGGGCCTACATCCTGATGGGTAATGGCGATACGGCGATGGTGCATCACCCGGAATACAACTTCAACGATGAGGCGATTCCGGCGGGATGCTCGTGGTTCGCAGAGGTTGTCGAAAAGCGGATGCCTGCAGCGTAA